The Candidatus Methylomirabilota bacterium DNA window AAACCTGTCCTAGACAGCGCGTCATATACGAACTCCAAGCGGCAATGAAGATCTTTCCTGTATTCCTTTGGCATCCTTGGGCCTTATCGAGTCATGGAGCCGGAGTAATTCCGTAACTTCTCCTGCTCACGAAAAGAAAAAACACCGGAGGCTTGTTGCCCACCCGGTGCCCCAATCCTGCTGGGCCATATAGCCACAAGTTCGCTAGTAATCTATAGTTTCTTCCGCCCCTTGTCAACCATTCGACGAGCTCATGGCAGGCCGCTCGGCAGCCCTTCGACACCCATTCGACAGGCTCAGGGCATGGCTCAGGGTAAAGCTCACGGCAAGGCTCAAGCCAAGTCACTGTTTGGGGACTTGACCCTCGCAGGCCGATGGGGGAAACTGAGGCTCGTCATGCATTCTAACAGCATTACATCTCGAGGGACCGTTACCCCTCCTCGACAGTCTCGTCGTCGTCCTCGATGGAGCCGCCCTCTTCCTTGAAGAGCTTCTCAAGGGCGTCAGTGACGAAGGATTCGTAGTCTTCTTCCTCAAAGAAGGACTTATCCCCCCGGCGCTGCCGTTCCGCCTCTTCCTCCCGGGAGGCCGCTTCGACCGTCTCTTCGATGCCGAGGACAATCGCCCAGGCTGGTTGAGACTCGAGTGATTGGGGCACGTAGGTGCGCCACGCCCGCTGCCAGATCTCTTTATAGGGCCCTCGCTCCTCGAACTCGGTGATCCACGCGGTCTCTTTCACCTCTCCGGTTTTTAGTGCCCCTTCGAGATCTGCCCAGATCTCCTCCACGAGGTGCCTCAGATACGCCTCGTGCACGGCGTCCATGAATTCCTTACCCTTGCGCCGCCCCTTTTTCTTTTTCCCCTTCTTTCGTCCTTCCTCGGTCATCACGTTCCTCACGGCGTGCTGGGACCCGCGTCCCTGACGCTCATCACTACCGCCACCGACCGTTGACCAATCATTGGCCATGCTGGGTCTGGGCGGCGTAGTGCGCGTCGATGTGAAGGGGGTTTGTGGTCAGGGTGAGACAGAAAAACCACATATCGTCCGCCTCGGTGATCGTCCGCCCCGGAAAGTGCTTGTAGGTCCGCCCCTTCTCGAGATCCTCGAAATACGGTCCGCTCATCCTGATTCCCCCTGACTCGTCTCTGCTTGGAAATCGCTTGAACTCGGATCTGAGAAGCTAGCGGCTGATGTGGACGGCGACCCTCCTTGCGGGCGGAGCGGTTGCTGGCGCTCGTCGAGGCATGTCCTGACAGCCGTCGTGAACCTCCCGGCCCCCAAGGCCTGTTCACTTACTCCCTGACGGTTCAATTTCCGAGCCTGCGGATAATCTTTTACGGGTTCACGAACCCGAACGCAGAAAGCGTTTGTCGGAGTGTAAAAGCCAGACAGCCGTGAACCCGTTGTTATCCGTCGAGTGCTCATTTGCGCCAGTTCAACGCAACACTTTTCTCCTTGTTCACCTCGAAAAGGTCCTTTCCCCTCGACATGATCAGTCTGTCACCTGTCCATGTAATAAAAACCAACTCGCAAGCATCTTCGAACTCGGTCAACTTTATTTTCGTCCATTTGTTAGTACCTCGCAGCTTGAACTCGTGAGGCTTTGTAACGAACAGGCGCGCCGCACTCTTGATAAGGTGGTCATAGAAGCGGTATGGGCTTTGGCACACAAGTCCTTTCAGTGAGGGATGGATGAATTTATACTGAATATCCCATTGCTGGTAAGGTGACAGGTCCACTCTGCAATCCGGAAGGCATAACAGCCATACAAAGTACCTAGGGATCCTTTTCCCAGACGTATAGTAGTTGCCAAGAGTCCCATAGTAATACCAGAGTTTGTTGCTATTGTCTTTCATGCCTTTGTATTCAAAGAACTGATACAATTGGGATCCACCGAGAGATTCGAGTTCTAAAAAGGATACCGGAGCGTTATCTTTCTTGACAAATCCGAAATCGACTATCTGCCGATTTCCGCATTCGTACTCCCTCAGAAACGGGTTCGATACTTTTTTGAGCCTCAAATTTGACGTCCTCGCCAGGCA harbors:
- a CDS encoding MaoC/PaaZ C-terminal domain-containing protein; this encodes MSGPYFEDLEKGRTYKHFPGRTITEADDMWFFCLTLTTNPLHIDAHYAAQTQHGQ